A single genomic interval of Clostridium facile harbors:
- a CDS encoding bactofilin family protein → MKDDKDLKFGENAEEDFMDSMMDSSTEPPIPELPTLWKWIKNKFGKETLEIEDEPEEAFDVQDKIKEVKEMKDHHTHTSTSEHNMHTTTVDHKPASPLSSPFSSPATVINRDTVVEGPIKSKSDVKINGIVRGHLNCEGNISVGGQVYGDISGEGNVTISGQAYGDITGRDIHINGGIIKGNITASGNVTFDGKAVIIGNISGNDCTIDGKVKGQISANGSVTLQNNALVHGNISAKNFSAQNGAVINGHVIIVCDTKQSESEIFALPDVPKEEAPKTAEETPVTKKSDSTTTNPQQ, encoded by the coding sequence ATGAAAGATGACAAAGACCTTAAATTTGGTGAAAATGCAGAAGAAGATTTCATGGATTCTATGATGGATTCTTCTACAGAGCCACCAATTCCAGAACTTCCAACTTTATGGAAATGGATTAAAAACAAATTTGGAAAAGAAACCCTGGAAATAGAAGACGAGCCAGAAGAGGCTTTTGACGTTCAAGATAAAATCAAGGAAGTGAAAGAGATGAAAGACCATCACACACACACTTCTACTTCAGAACACAACATGCATACTACTACTGTAGATCATAAACCTGCCAGTCCACTTTCTTCTCCATTTTCTTCCCCAGCAACCGTGATTAACCGGGATACCGTTGTAGAAGGTCCGATTAAATCAAAATCCGATGTAAAAATTAATGGTATTGTCCGGGGACATTTAAACTGTGAGGGGAATATCTCAGTAGGCGGCCAAGTATACGGCGATATTTCCGGTGAAGGCAATGTGACTATTAGCGGCCAGGCATATGGCGATATTACTGGACGTGATATTCATATTAATGGCGGTATTATCAAAGGAAACATCACAGCTTCCGGCAACGTTACCTTTGATGGAAAAGCTGTTATTATCGGTAATATCAGTGGTAATGATTGTACCATTGATGGTAAAGTAAAAGGGCAGATTTCTGCGAATGGTTCTGTTACTTTGCAGAACAACGCATTGGTACATGGTAATATCTCTGCGAAAAACTTTAGTGCACAAAATGGTGCTGTTATCAATGGTCATGTTATCATTGTATGTGATACCAAACAGAGCGAATCTGAAATTTTTGCACTACCTGATGTTCCAAAAGAAGAAGCACCTAAAACTGCAGAGGAAACACCAGTAACAAAGAAATCGGATTCCACTACCACAAACCCACAGCAATAA
- a CDS encoding alpha/beta hydrolase, protein MKKSTVKHINFYSKILNKTMGINVYLPKEYDNMHPLPVLYFLHGRSGDETILTELKIDEIADKLIEQNKISPLIIVCPRIENSRGINSSPTCKEILSPGDSGIMINVGRYEDYFIKEVIPFIDQTFYTIPTKNGRYLGGISAGGYAALHNSFRHQELFSKVGGHMPAIELTLEPEDIPYFQDRAMWEKYDPITIAKNNMITKELKVYLDAGNHDEGRFYEGCKFLHKILKEKGIESQNDVYEGHHNIEYIQSNLEKYLIFYTNH, encoded by the coding sequence ATGAAAAAATCCACTGTAAAACACATCAACTTTTACAGCAAAATACTCAATAAAACAATGGGTATAAATGTATACTTACCGAAAGAATACGATAACATGCATCCCTTGCCAGTATTATATTTCCTACACGGAAGAAGCGGTGATGAAACAATTCTAACTGAATTGAAAATCGATGAAATAGCAGATAAACTAATTGAACAAAATAAAATATCCCCTCTGATTATAGTTTGCCCTAGAATTGAAAATAGCAGAGGAATCAATTCGTCCCCTACTTGTAAAGAAATTTTAAGTCCAGGAGATAGTGGAATTATGATTAATGTTGGACGGTATGAAGATTATTTTATTAAAGAGGTAATCCCATTTATCGACCAGACATTCTATACTATTCCAACGAAAAATGGAAGGTATCTTGGTGGCATCTCCGCAGGCGGATATGCAGCATTGCACAATTCATTCCGCCACCAAGAATTGTTCAGTAAAGTTGGCGGCCATATGCCAGCAATCGAATTAACATTGGAACCAGAAGATATACCATATTTTCAGGATAGAGCAATGTGGGAAAAATATGACCCTATCACAATCGCTAAAAATAACATGATTACAAAAGAGCTGAAAGTATATCTTGATGCTGGCAATCATGACGAAGGCCGTTTTTATGAAGGCTGTAAATTTTTACATAAAATATTAAAAGAAAAAGGTATCGAATCACAAAACGATGTATATGAAGGACATCACAACATAGAATATATACAATCTAATTTGGAAAAATATTTAATATTTTACACCAATCACTGA
- a CDS encoding YfhO family protein gives MLTKVQRWFSPTRSESKNCIKVFLLAALITTIIFLPFIICDKGLFIFYGDYNVQQIPFYQYAHDAIRSGEVGWSWYTDLGSNFVGSYGFYLLGSPFFWLTIPFPSSWVPYLMAPLFILKFSIAATTSYAFIRRFTKTPHMAIIGAMMYAFSSFSIYNIFFNHFHEVIAFFPLLLIGLEELVMNNRKGLFAMAVALNVFTNYFFFAGQVAFLVLYFFLRCLCLDFRINLKKFGLLAAESIIGVLIALVLFLPCICSLMGNPRTDNMLTGFNMLFYYNPQRYGLILQSMFFPADMPARANFFPDSNAKWCSVAAWLPLFSMAGVLTFLREKRKHWLKTLIIVLITMSLVPILNSAFFAFNSSYYARWFYMMVLMMSLATVIVLENKKMDISFGIKTTFIITCLFAIIGIIPTTEDGKTTYFSAPGYPTMFWINVLIAILCIVIAAFILQKYRKTKTRLYRSSLIALCAIIVVNGVVQVSWGKMQNVDYVYRNVVDRGLNAEFQLDDSEFYRIDVYDGMDNWPMYWRMPTIQAFQSVVPASIMEFYPAVGVDRDVASRPEPKYYGLRELLSVKYIFAENNADNKKTNLDLPPNCVLYDNQNGFDIYENKNFIPMGFTYDSYITQEQFDDSFEDTRDRLLVNSILLDEEQIQKYSGLLEHYIGDTNISDEELTDICEDRRRYTCDTFETSGNGFDATITLKEENLVFFSVPYDKGWTATVNGEPVEIEKVNVGFMAVKCASGENTIEFHYSTPGLKLGFIGTIVGVALFLLYLLLCKKLEKRNPKEFAYNPKGHLEELKNDSLQPTRTEIYQEYELNHPNILIRQVSSSEKDTDLSDQDDPIDKT, from the coding sequence ATGCTAACAAAAGTCCAGCGGTGGTTTTCCCCCACCCGATCAGAGTCAAAAAACTGCATTAAAGTTTTTTTGCTGGCTGCTTTGATAACTACTATTATTTTTCTGCCTTTTATCATTTGTGACAAAGGATTATTTATCTTTTATGGGGATTATAATGTACAACAAATTCCATTTTATCAATACGCCCATGACGCAATTCGCTCTGGAGAAGTAGGTTGGAGTTGGTACACCGACCTTGGCTCCAATTTTGTAGGTTCCTATGGGTTTTATTTACTGGGTAGCCCTTTCTTTTGGCTGACAATTCCCTTTCCATCCTCATGGGTCCCCTATTTAATGGCACCATTATTTATTTTAAAATTTTCTATTGCAGCCACTACATCCTACGCGTTTATCCGGAGGTTTACCAAAACCCCGCATATGGCGATTATTGGTGCCATGATGTACGCGTTTTCCAGCTTTTCCATTTACAATATTTTCTTTAACCATTTTCATGAAGTCATTGCATTTTTCCCATTACTGTTAATCGGTTTGGAAGAACTGGTGATGAATAACAGAAAAGGCCTTTTTGCTATGGCTGTCGCATTGAATGTATTTACAAACTATTTCTTCTTTGCGGGGCAAGTTGCCTTTTTGGTTCTGTATTTCTTTTTGCGCTGTTTATGTTTAGATTTCCGCATAAACCTGAAAAAATTCGGCTTACTGGCAGCGGAATCCATTATTGGCGTTTTAATCGCCCTTGTCCTGTTTCTACCATGTATCTGTTCTTTGATGGGAAATCCCAGAACAGATAATATGTTAACTGGGTTTAACATGCTGTTTTATTATAATCCACAGCGCTATGGATTGATTTTACAAAGTATGTTCTTCCCTGCGGATATGCCAGCTCGCGCCAACTTCTTTCCGGATTCCAACGCCAAATGGTGCTCAGTTGCGGCTTGGTTACCACTGTTCAGTATGGCGGGTGTCCTCACGTTTTTAAGGGAAAAAAGAAAACACTGGTTAAAGACGTTAATTATTGTATTAATCACAATGTCACTGGTACCAATCCTGAACAGTGCTTTCTTTGCGTTTAACTCTTCCTATTATGCCCGCTGGTTCTACATGATGGTGCTAATGATGTCCCTTGCTACCGTCATTGTACTGGAAAATAAAAAAATGGATATTAGCTTTGGTATTAAAACGACATTTATTATTACCTGCCTATTTGCTATCATTGGTATTATCCCTACTACAGAAGATGGAAAAACCACCTATTTTTCAGCGCCAGGATATCCAACTATGTTCTGGATTAATGTTTTGATCGCAATCCTCTGTATTGTCATAGCAGCGTTTATCCTACAAAAATACCGAAAAACCAAAACAAGACTTTACCGTTCTTCTTTGATAGCGCTTTGCGCCATTATTGTAGTAAATGGAGTGGTACAGGTTTCCTGGGGAAAAATGCAGAATGTAGATTATGTTTACCGCAATGTAGTAGACCGTGGATTGAACGCGGAATTTCAATTGGATGACAGTGAATTTTACCGGATTGATGTTTATGATGGAATGGATAACTGGCCTATGTATTGGAGGATGCCAACTATACAGGCATTCCAAAGCGTTGTACCAGCATCCATTATGGAATTCTATCCAGCGGTTGGAGTAGACCGTGATGTTGCTTCCCGTCCAGAACCAAAGTATTACGGGTTAAGGGAACTGCTCTCGGTAAAATATATTTTCGCAGAAAATAATGCCGACAACAAAAAAACCAACCTAGATTTACCTCCTAACTGCGTCCTCTATGACAACCAAAATGGTTTTGACATCTATGAAAATAAAAACTTTATCCCCATGGGATTCACTTACGATTCTTATATTACCCAAGAGCAGTTTGACGATTCTTTTGAAGATACTCGTGACCGCCTATTGGTAAATTCAATCCTATTAGACGAAGAACAAATCCAAAAATACAGTGGTTTATTGGAACACTATATTGGAGATACCAATATTTCTGATGAGGAGCTCACAGATATCTGTGAGGACCGTCGACGATATACCTGTGATACCTTTGAAACCAGTGGAAACGGTTTTGACGCCACCATTACATTGAAGGAAGAAAATCTGGTATTTTTCTCCGTCCCTTATGATAAAGGATGGACAGCCACTGTAAATGGAGAACCCGTTGAGATTGAGAAAGTAAATGTTGGTTTTATGGCGGTAAAATGTGCCTCTGGGGAAAATACAATTGAGTTCCATTATTCTACCCCTGGACTAAAACTTGGATTTATCGGTACCATTGTTGGGGTAGCTTTATTCCTATTGTACCTGCTATTGTGTAAAAAACTAGAAAAACGCAATCCAAAAGAATTTGCTTATAATCCTAAAGGACATCTGGAAGAACTAAAAAATGATTCTTTACAGCCAACCCGTACGGAAATTTACCAGGAATATGAGCTTAACCATCCAAATATCCTTATACGGCAGGTATCTTCATCTGAAAAGGATACAGATCTATCAGATCAAGATGATCCAATAGATAAAACCTAA
- a CDS encoding lipopolysaccharide biosynthesis protein has product MGRFLKTFGLYFIGNTASRLMSFLVMPFITQHVSNEDSGYFATVEALVNIVVIMLFISAWSGILRYLLDKDYDSRRMKRKVITAGYTIEIISLVIFTVGFIIVNFFAPIREAGFVYFFCVAYMLHQNVAFTVRGLGYNKLYVCSGILGSIVSFSTNLILVLVFHWGSAALILAAALSYFVPALFMEFFARTLKKVRLRDLDWSVVKTMARYCFPYSLNQGAYWITNRANTQIITIMMGLAATGVFYWANKFTSIIQLVVMVFNLAWQEMTFSMSHDADRAKKYNLMLKNFLLFVSCGLLFLVPVTRIVFPIFVRNGSQAGLAIIPLAYLGAFMDSLANFLGSVMCAEQRMKSQLTSTVVGAIITVVVMFGTIPIIGFQAAPLATILCFLAVVIMRTINLRDVVKLNYQMGYLVHYGLMFALASLVFFKGSILMNVIFAVVVAVYCIIVLRGIIKDFVKMILKKVRS; this is encoded by the coding sequence ATGGGTAGATTTTTAAAGACCTTTGGATTGTATTTTATTGGAAATACAGCAAGCCGATTGATGTCATTTTTGGTGATGCCTTTTATCACCCAACATGTAAGCAATGAAGATTCTGGCTATTTTGCAACAGTAGAGGCATTGGTCAATATTGTTGTTATTATGCTGTTTATCTCCGCTTGGTCCGGCATCCTGCGATATTTGTTGGATAAGGATTATGACAGCCGGAGGATGAAGCGTAAAGTCATTACCGCTGGTTATACTATTGAGATTATCTCACTTGTAATATTTACAGTTGGCTTTATTATAGTCAATTTCTTTGCGCCAATACGGGAAGCTGGTTTTGTTTATTTCTTTTGTGTTGCCTATATGCTGCATCAGAATGTTGCCTTTACGGTGCGTGGATTGGGGTACAACAAACTGTATGTTTGCTCCGGCATTTTAGGCAGTATCGTTTCCTTTTCTACTAACCTGATTTTAGTGTTAGTATTCCATTGGGGTTCTGCCGCACTGATTTTGGCAGCGGCACTTTCCTATTTTGTTCCAGCTTTATTTATGGAGTTCTTTGCGCGCACCTTGAAAAAAGTCCGTTTGCGCGATTTGGATTGGTCTGTCGTAAAAACAATGGCAAGATATTGTTTCCCCTATAGTTTGAACCAGGGCGCATATTGGATTACCAACCGTGCCAATACTCAGATTATTACGATTATGATGGGATTGGCAGCAACTGGTGTATTTTACTGGGCGAATAAATTTACATCTATTATACAATTGGTGGTAATGGTGTTCAATCTTGCTTGGCAGGAAATGACCTTCTCTATGAGCCATGATGCGGACAGAGCAAAAAAATATAACTTGATGTTGAAAAACTTTTTGCTATTTGTATCCTGTGGTTTGCTTTTCCTAGTACCAGTTACTAGGATTGTATTTCCCATCTTTGTTCGAAATGGTTCCCAGGCGGGGTTGGCGATTATCCCGTTAGCATATTTGGGAGCGTTTATGGATTCTCTTGCCAACTTCCTGGGTTCTGTGATGTGTGCGGAACAACGGATGAAATCTCAACTTACATCCACTGTAGTAGGTGCTATTATTACTGTAGTCGTGATGTTTGGGACGATTCCGATTATTGGGTTCCAAGCCGCACCTTTGGCCACTATCCTCTGCTTTTTAGCGGTTGTGATTATGCGTACAATCAACCTGCGGGATGTTGTAAAGTTAAACTATCAGATGGGTTATTTAGTCCACTATGGATTGATGTTTGCCCTTGCTTCGTTGGTTTTCTTTAAAGGTTCTATTTTAATGAATGTTATTTTTGCCGTAGTAGTTGCGGTTTATTGTATCATTGTATTACGTGGTATCATCAAAGATTTTGTAAAGATGATCTTGAAAAAAGTTCGTTCTTAA
- a CDS encoding sugar transferase has protein sequence MNRKLKYIIRRCENTVLFAIKTIMLVSLFVAFFGVYSYLIPELRVFNRTSIISYGTFVVAILLFIRIYGGFSVGEKKSKEIVNSMLLATLMADIITFLEMYIMGLSTTQIHNFADNHLNLSVIPPLQDIPMKYFLQYYFTTRVLPGLGLLVIVFVLQVLLLYIFSYFGNFVYFKINHPQKSLIVYQDESLLPTVIPKIQKYKKQWRINRLIKYDDPDIKGALLGHSTIFFLDVPKNERTRQVEYCYAHNKNIYILPDVSDIILNHASHVVVDDTAMFASTKQSMSFEQMIIKRICDIIFAVIMILLSSPFMIISALAIKIYDRGPVFYKQARLTKGGREFNVLKFRSMIVDAEKNTGAMLSTENDDRITPVGKILRRFRLDELPQLFNILKGDMSVVGPRPERLVIAKEYEKELPEFRYRLKVKAGLTGLAQIMSKYNTTPKDKLALDLEYIAQYSIWLDIKLILQTMIVFLKKDSTEGVTQQDDDINTILEEIDKGATKPSDKPK, from the coding sequence GTGAATCGCAAACTCAAATATATAATACGGCGCTGTGAAAATACCGTTTTATTTGCTATTAAGACAATTATGCTTGTCAGTTTATTTGTAGCTTTTTTTGGAGTATATTCTTATTTGATACCGGAATTACGTGTGTTTAACCGTACATCCATCATATCATATGGAACTTTTGTGGTAGCCATTCTGTTATTTATCCGTATTTATGGTGGATTTTCAGTTGGTGAGAAGAAAAGTAAAGAAATTGTCAACTCTATGCTGTTGGCAACTTTAATGGCAGATATCATTACCTTTCTGGAAATGTATATTATGGGATTGAGTACTACACAAATCCATAATTTTGCGGACAACCACTTGAATTTATCTGTTATTCCGCCTTTGCAGGATATTCCGATGAAATACTTCCTACAGTACTATTTTACCACCCGTGTATTGCCGGGATTGGGGTTATTGGTTATCGTATTTGTGCTACAGGTATTGTTGCTTTATATCTTTTCCTATTTTGGAAATTTTGTTTACTTCAAAATCAACCATCCTCAAAAATCTTTGATTGTATATCAGGATGAAAGTTTGCTGCCGACCGTGATTCCAAAAATCCAAAAGTATAAAAAACAGTGGAGGATTAACCGGCTGATCAAATACGATGACCCGGATATCAAAGGGGCACTGTTAGGGCATAGCACCATTTTCTTTTTAGATGTTCCTAAAAATGAACGCACCCGTCAGGTGGAATACTGTTATGCGCATAATAAGAATATCTATATATTGCCGGATGTTTCGGATATTATTTTAAATCATGCCAGCCATGTAGTAGTGGATGATACCGCTATGTTTGCTTCTACAAAACAAAGTATGAGTTTTGAGCAGATGATTATCAAGCGGATTTGCGATATTATTTTCGCTGTGATTATGATCCTCCTTAGCAGCCCGTTTATGATTATTTCCGCTTTGGCTATTAAAATTTATGACCGAGGTCCTGTCTTTTATAAACAAGCACGTTTGACCAAAGGCGGCAGAGAATTTAATGTACTTAAATTCCGTTCCATGATTGTAGATGCGGAGAAAAACACGGGTGCTATGTTATCGACTGAAAATGATGACCGCATCACTCCAGTAGGAAAAATATTGCGCCGATTCCGTTTAGATGAACTGCCGCAGCTATTCAATATTCTAAAAGGAGATATGAGTGTTGTGGGACCTCGTCCAGAACGTTTAGTAATTGCGAAAGAATATGAAAAAGAGCTGCCAGAGTTCCGGTACCGTTTGAAAGTAAAAGCCGGCTTAACTGGATTAGCTCAGATTATGAGTAAATACAATACAACGCCAAAGGATAAATTGGCGCTGGATTTGGAGTATATTGCCCAATATTCGATTTGGTTAGATATTAAGCTGATTTTACAAACCATGATAGTCTTTTTAAAGAAAGACAGCACAGAAGGCGTTACACAGCAGGATGATGATATCAATACTATTTTAGAGGAAATTGATAAAGGGGCAACCAAACCATCCGATAAACCAAAATAA